The nucleotide window GCGGGGACCCGACGTAGTGACCCGATACAATCTCCATCGGTCGGTGGAGGTCAACGGGGCGGCGGCCCCCGGCTTCAGCTCTGGAGATGCCATCATAACCATGGAGCAGGTCGCCGGAACACTGCCGGCGGGATATGGCTATGAGTGGACCGGTCTCTCGTATCAGGAGGTTACCACCCGGGGGCGGGCGGGCCTGATTCTGCTCCTGGCAATCGTCTTCGTTTTTCTCGTCTTGGCGGCGCAATATGAGAGCTGGACCGTTCCTTTCGCTGTGATCCTTGTCGTGCCGATCGGAATCTTCGGCGCGTTCCTCGCCCAATGGATCCGAGGTCTCGACAACAACGTTTATGCCCAGATCGGCTTGGTGATGTTGGTGGGACTTTCCGCCAAAAATGCCATCCTCATCGTGGAGTATGCGAAGGTTCGTTACGATCGCGGGCTCCGTCTAAACGAAGCGGCCGCCGAGGGGTCGCGCATCCGGCTCCGTCCGATCCTCATGACGTCGTTCGCCTTTATTTTCGGCGTCCTCCCCTTGATGATCGCCACCGGCGCCGGATCGGCCGCCCGACATGCGCTCGGGACCTCCGTTTTCGGGGGGATGATTGCGGCGACAGTGCTGGGGGTCTTGTTCATCCCGGTGTTATTTGTTGTCAGTGAAGCGATCACCGAGCGCCGCAAGAGGGCAGAGGCCGCGCGCGCGACCGTCGGGGTGGGTCGCGGCGCAAGCGATCGGCTGGGAGGTTCGATCAAATGAAGCGGCTGGTCATGACCCTCCGTCTGGTTGTTTTCTGGACGGGATGCACCGTCGGCCCCCGCTACCATCGGCCGACGGTCCCGGTGCCGCCGCAGTGGCGAACCGAGTCGGAAACGGCCGAGTCGCTGGCCGATCTAAAGTGGTGGGATCTTTTTACCGACCCTCAGTTGCAAACATTGATTCGTGTCGCGCTCGATCAAAATAAAAACCTCCGGTCGGCCGCGGCGCGCGTGGCGCAGTTCCGCGCCAATGTGACGGTCGCCCGTTCCAATCAATTTCCCCAGGTTCAGATCCATGCCAGCGCGACGCGCCAACGGAGCTCGAAGGCGGGTCCCCTCCCCCTTTTTCCAGGGGTGAAGCCGGAAGTCAGCGACTTTCAGCTGAATGGCGAGGTGAGCTATCAAGCCGATTTTTGGGGGCAGTACCGGCGCTTCACCGAGGAGGCGCGGGCCAATTTACTCGCCACCGAGGAGGCACGCCGAAATGTCATCCTCTCGGTGGTCAGCGGGGTGGCGCAGAGCTATTTTCAACTCCGCGAGCTCGATCTTGAGCTGGAAGTTACCCGCAGGACGATCGCTTCCTTCCAGGATTCGCTGCAATTGACGCAGATCCGATTTCAGGGGGGGGTCGCCTCCGAGCTCGATGTGCGTCAGGCGGAAACGGCGCTCTATACGGCCACCTCGCAGATCCCGCTGATCGAGGAGCAGATCGCGCAGCAGGAGAATGCGCTGAGCCTCCTCCTGGGGCAGAACCCCGCGCCCATTGCACGCGGCCTGAGATTGACCGAACAGAAACTCCCCCCGAGGATTCCGGCGGGATTGCCGTCCCAGTTATTGGAACGCCGCCCCGATATCCGGCAATCGGAGCAACAGCTGGTCGCGGTCTATGCCGCCGTCGGCGTGGCGAAGGCGCAGCTCTTTCCCCAGATTCCGCTGACCGGCATGGGAGGGTATGAGAGCGCGCAACTTTCCGATCTGCTGAATGCGCCGGCCCTGACGTGGCAGTTGGTGCTGGGGCTGACGGCGCCGCTCTTCAACGGCGGAAGGCTGCGCGGAAACCTGGCCGCGGCAAAAGCGAGCCAGCAAGAGGCGCAAATTGCATATGAGGCAGCGGTGCAACAAGCGTTTGCCGACGTGGAGAATGCGTTGATCGCTTATCGCAAATCGACCGAGCAGCTGCGCGCCCAGGAATTGCTGGTCTCCTCATCGGACGCGGCGCTTCGACTGGCCACGTTGCAATACACGAACGGTGTATCGGACTATCTCACCGTGCTCGATTCTCAGCGGCAGCTTTTTAATGCCCAGATCTCCCAAGCCCAAACACAAGGGGTCGTCCTGACCTCCTTGGTACAGCTCTATGCCGCGCTGGGCGGGGGATGGGCGTTCCTGATTGATGTTTTTTATCCCAATCCATTGCGTCCTCGACCCCGATTTTGGGGATACTCCGATTGGATAGGTGGCGTACTCTCCAAGTGGAGGATTGCAGCGGGCGGAGCCAACATCGTATCGTAAAAAGTAATCCCTCCGCGTCTCTTTTTCGAAGATCTATACGTCGGGGGGATTACATTCAGATCCGAGTGGCGTCTCTGGGGGCCGTTAGATGAAAGGATTGTATTGTTCATGCGGAAGTGGACGGGAGCACTCATAGCCCTGGTCGTCATTATCACCGCGTTGATTATCGGGTTTTTTTACTCTCAAGGGAGCGCCGATCTCAGAGGACAAGACCGGCAGCCGCTTGCCTTCAGCCATCAGCGGCATGCGGGACAATTGCAAATCAACTGTCTTTTTTGCCACCGCGGTGCCAATGTTTCTACGGCCGCATCGGTCCCCCCCGTTTACATCTGCATGACCTGCCATCGCGCTTTAAAAGAGCAGACGCCGGAGACGCAAAAGCTCCTCACCTATTGGAATAATAAGGAGCCGATCCCGTGGATTCGGCTGCAGCGGCTCCCCGATTTTGTCCGCTTTACCCACGAGATGCATCTGGCAGCCGGATTTAAATGCACCGAATGCCACGGCCAGGTGGCCCAGATGACCAGCACACCCCGCGCGGCGACCTTCGAGATGGGGTGGTGCATCAGCTGTCACCAACGGAACGGGGCGTCGAAAGATTGTTTTACGTGTCACTATTAAAAGGTTCGGAATGGAGAAGACAGAATCCAGAAGTCAGAATAAAAGCAGTCCTTCTGAATTCTGACTCCTGACTTCTGGCTTCTGAATTCTCATCTTTTGAGGACCCCATGGATTTAAAACGACGCGATTTCTTGAAGGTACTCGGGGTGACCGCCGCCGGCTCCCTGCTTCCCGGCTGCGCCGGCGAGACGAAGAAGCTGATTCCCTATGTCATCCCCGATGAGGAGATCATACCGGGGGTGGCCGATTGGTATGCCTCGGTCTGTCGCGAGTGCGACGCCGGCTGCGGCATCCTCGTCCGGGTGATGGAGGGGCGGGCGAAGAAGGTCGAGGGAAATCCGGCTCATCCGGTGAACCGAGGAAAGCTCTGCGCGAAGGGACAGGCGAGCCTCCAGGGACTCTACAACCCGGATCGGATTCAGGAGCCGCTCCAGCGCGAGGGAGCGCGGGGAGAGGGACGGTTTAGACCGATCAGTTGGGAGGATGGCATCTCGCGGTGGGTGTCGACGCTCGAAAAATATCCGGGCGGCGCGGTGATGATCAGCCGACCGGTCCCGGGGACCTTGTCCCGCCTTTTTTCGACCTTCATGAAAGAGATTTCAGGAAGGCTCCTTTTTTATGACCCGTCGGGGGAGGGGACGCTGCAGGCGGCGAATCGCCGGAGTTTCGGCGTCGACCGTTTCCCCGAGTATGATATTGCGAACGCAACCTATCTTCTCTCCTTCGGAACTCCTTTTCTCTCCGACTGGCTCTCGCCGGTCCACTACGGTCTCGCTTATGGTGAAATGCGTCAGGGGCGTCCCGCCGTGCGGGGTCGGTTCGTTCAAATAGAGCCGCGGCTTTCAATGACCGCCGCCAGCGCCGACCGTTGGGTGCCGCTCCGCCCCGGAACCGAGGGGCTTTTGGCGCTGGGGATCGGACAGGTGATTCTTAAAGAGGGGCGCGTTCGGCTCGCTCAGGGAGATCGAAGCCGGTTCGAGAAACTCTATGGCACCGTCTCACTCGACCAGATCGCGGCGAAAACAGAAGTGCCGCGTGAAGAGATCATCCGATTGGCGCGGGAATTCTCCGAAGCGGCCGCCCCGCTCGCGATCGGCGGCGGGACCGCCTCGTCGCAGACCAACGGTACGAATACGTTGATGGCGGTGAATGCCCTGAACCTCTTGGTCGGGAATCTCGGTGAGTCGGGCGGCATTCGGTTTATCGAGCCGCTTCAAGGTTTTCCGGCCGCTGCGGCGACTCCTGTCTCGGATCAGGCGCTTCTGAATCTGAAAGATTCGTTTAAAAACAAAAAGCGGTCACTCCTGATGCTCTATCAGTCGAACCCACTTTACACCCTTCCTCCTTCGACCCACTTCGGAGAGGTGTTCGATCAAGCGGCCTTCACCGTGAGCTTCAGCTCTTTCATGGATGAGTCGACCGCCATGGCCGATCTGATCCTTCCCGACCATTTCTTCTTGGAGGCATGGGGAGATTTCCTGAGCGACGGAGGGACGCCCGCCGCGGGGCTCGGACAGCCGGTGGTCATTCCCCGTAACAATACCCGACCGGTCGGCGATCTGTTCTTGAGCGCCGCGAAGCGAATCGGAGGGAACATTGAGAAGCAGCTTCCCTGGACCGATTTCCGGACGATGCTCGAAGACCAGTGGAAAACGTTTCTCGCCCGTGAGGTGCCCGGCCAACCTTTTGAGATCGCCTGGATCGAACGGCTTCAACAGGGAGGGTGGTGGAAACCGGAGCAAAGGCTCATCTCGGTTTCGCGCAGACCGCTTCCGGAGTCCATCGAGTCAGCCCAATTCGAAGGGGATGAAAAACAATTTCCGTTTTATCTGACCCTCTTCGAATCGATGGGATTGCAACGTGGAGAAGGGGCGAACCGTCCCTGGCTTCAGGAGCTTCCCGACCCGGCGACCACCGTGGTTTGGGGAAGCTGGGTCGAGATCAATCCGAGGACGGCGCGGCAATATGGAATTCAGGAGCGAGAGATCGTCCGGGTGATCTCTCCCTATGGCGAGGTGGAAGCGCCGGTGATCTTTTTCCCCGGAAATCGCCCCGATCTAATCAGCATGCCGCTTGGACAGGGGCACACCGCTTATGGCCGCTACGCAAAGGGACGGGGGGTGAACCCGGTGATATTGCTGGCGCCGCTGGTCGACCGCGATTCCGGGACGTTGGCGATGGGAGCGACCCGGGTCCGGATTGAGCGGACCGGCCGTCGTGGAAAGCCGGTCTTGGTCGACCAGACCGGGGAAGGAACGAGAAGAAGTCCGGAGGGAAGAAGACGAAGCGAGACCTGAGGAACGATGGATGAGGAGAGACTGAGATGGTGGACTATCGGGATCAGAATGCGCCGCCGGGAGGACCGTATCAATGGGGAATGGTGATCGACCTCGATCGCTGCACCGGCTGCGAGGCGTGCGTGGTTGCCTGCCGGGCTGAAAACAACGTCCGGATTTCCGGGGAAGAGGAGGCGTCGAAGGGGCGGGCGAACTATTGGATTCGCATCGAGCGCTACTGGGAAGGGGAATATCCGAACGCGCAGCTGAAGTTCATGCCGGTCCTCTGCCAGCACTGCGGCAGCGCCCCCTGTGAGCCGGTCTGCCCGGTTTATGCGGCCTATCATACCCCGGATGGGTTGAATGCGCAGGTTTATAACCGCTGTGTCGGCGTCCGCTACTGCGGCAACAACTGTCCCTATACCGTCCGCTACTTCAATTGGTTCGATCCGCATTGGGATGAGCCGCTCAACGAGCAGCTCAACCCCGATGTCACGGTGCGGTCGGGCGGGGTGATGGAGAAGTGCACCTTCTGCGTCCAGCGGATTCGGGGAGCGCAGCGGACGGCGCAAAAAGAAGGGCGGCGGGTCAAAGACGGCGAGATCACCCCGGCCTGCGTCCAGAGCTGCCCGACCGAGGCGCTGGTCTTCGGTGATCGAAATGACCCGAACAGCCGGGTCTCCAAGCTGAAGGAGAGCCGGCGCGGCTTCAGGCTGTTGGAAGAGCTCGGAACGGAGCCGGCGATTACCTATCTAAAAAAGGCGGAGTAGCTTAAAGCCTGCGAGGCGCCCAAGGGAAAGGCAAAAGCAATGGAAGCACGGAAAGAATTTTTCCCGTCGCATCAGAAACGGGTCGGCGAGAAGGAGCATCTCGATCAAATTCAGAAGATCAACCAAGATCTTTTGCGTCCGCTCAGCCAGACCCGCTGGCCCTATTTTTTGATCCTATTGCTCCTCTTTGTCCTCGCCTTTGCCGGCGGGGCGGCTTGGGATTATCAACTTGAGACCGGCATCGGACAGACCGGGCTTCATCCCCCGATCTTCTGGGGGATCTATATCGCCTCCTTTGTTTTCTGGGTCGGCGTCAGTCACTCGGGAACCTTCATCTCCGGCGCCTTAAGGCTTTCCAATGCGGAGTGGCGGCGGCCGATCACCCGGATTGCCGAGCTGATGACCCTCTTCTCGGTCATCGTCGCCGCGCTGTTTATCTTTATCCATCTTGGCCGGGCGTGGCGGTTTTATTACCTGATTCCGTATCCCAACCAGCGACAGATCTGGCCGAACTTCCGCTCGCCGTTGATGTGGGACGCGACGGCGATTTTCACCTATGCGACCTCCAGCCTCATTTATCTCTATCTTCCTTTGATCCCCGATTTCGCCTTGATGCGGGATCGCGTTCAGGGGTGGCGGCGGATTTTCTATCGCGTCCTCTCCCTCGGTTGGCGGGGGACCCAGACCGAGTGGCGCTGGCTCGGGATGGCAATCCGGATCATTACGATTCTCATCGTTCTGGTGATGGTCTCCGTGCACTCCATCGTCGGCCTTGATTTCGCCGCCGCGTTGGTGCCCGGCTGGCATTCTTCGATTATTCCCCCCTATTTCGTCATCGGCGCCATCCACTCCGGAATGGCCACCGTGGTCATGGGGCTCTATCTGGTCCGGAAGTTCTACCGGCTTCAGGATTACATTCGGCTGGAACATTTCGACAAGATGGGAAAGCTGATGATCGTGATCACCCTCTCCTGGGGCTACTTCTATTTTATGGATCGTTTCGTCGCTTGGTATGGAAAGATTCCGGACGAGATGGCGGTGATCGACGCGGTCATGTATGGACCGTATGCGTTTCAGCAGTGGTTGATGGTCGTCTTCAACTTCGTCATTCCGATCATTGCGCTCACGATTCCTACGTTTCGGCGGTGGCCGCTGGGGGTGATGATCATCGGCATTTTGATTAACATCGGGATGTATATCGAGCGGGTGTTGATCATCGTTCCCTCTTTAGGGCACCCCCGACTGCCGTATGCCTGGGGACGGTATTTCCCCACGATCGTGGAGCTGACCATTCTGCTCGGATCATTTTCTCTTTTCTTGCTCCTGTATGTGTTGGCGATCAAATTTGTCCCGGTGATTTCGATCTGGGAAGAGAAAGAAGGGATCATGCATGGCAGACGGGACGAGCGCTAAATCCAAGGCAAAGTCGATCATCTTCGGTCTTTTCCAGCCGGCGACGCCGCTGGAGCCGATTCTCGATCGGCTGAGAAAGATGGACCTTCCGGAGCGGGAGGTCGAGCTCTCATCGACCTTCCCGATGAAGGCGCTTCCGGTCGGGGTTGGATGGCGGCGGGTTCAGCTTTATCATGTGACCCTGATCGCCGGCGCGATCGGGATTCTCTTCGGTTTTTTGCTGGCCGGGGGAAGCATGGCGATCTATCCGCTCCGGACCGGCGGCAAGCCGATCGTTCCGATGCCGATCGTCGGAATCGTCTCTTACGAAACGATGATGCTCTTTGCGATTGTCACCACGTTTCTGACCACGGCGATCAAAATTATTCGAAGTCACCGCGGGAAGGTCGAATATGATAACCGGATCGACGAGGGATTCTTCGGGATTTCCGTCTGGGTCGATCGGGACGATCCGAGGACCGGGACGATCCAGACCCTTTTCCAGGAATTCGGGGCGGTGGAGGTAGAGGTTCGATGAAAGGGCCTTGGCGCCGAATCGTGTTGTCACTCCTCTATGGGATTACTTTCGCGGGGATCGCTTTCGGGGCCGCCGGGTGTTCGCGCGACATGGCCGAGCAGCCGTCGTTCCAGCCGCAGGAGGCGCCCCGTCTGCACTCTCCGGAGGGGAGCATCCCGCAGAAGAGCCGGGCCGTGCTCACCTCTCCTCCCGGGTCGACGCCCGAAACGGTCGGCCGCGGCGCCGCGCTTTTTGAAATCAACTGCGCTCACTGTCATGGAAAAATCGGATTGGGAGACGGGCCGGCCGGCTCGCACCTGGTCCTCCAGCCGTTTAATCTCCATGCGCCCCAAACGCAGCAGCGCTCGGCGGAGGAGATTTTTGAAATCATCACCCACGGCCGGGTGGTGATGCCGTCGTTCAACGGGGTCCTCTCGGTTGAGGAGCGATGGGATTTAGCTTACTTCGTGAAGTCGTTTGGAAAGCAAAACGGAAGTCAGAAGACAGAAGTCAGGAGTCAGAAGAAGGCAGAGACCCAAGGGTGATCCTTTTTTCTGATTCTGACTTCTGAATTTTTTTGGAGTTTTTGATGTCCGATATTTTAGAAAAACTCGGCCCCGTCCATCTTCCCCTCCTGGGGAACAGCGTCGCCGTGGGAATTTTCAGCCTGCTTCATATCGCCCTCGCGAGCCTCGCGGTCGCCTTCGTCGTCATCGCGCCGGTTTTTGAATCGATGGAGCGGGAGAACCGATTTCACGCCGACGTCGCCCTGGGGCTGACCCGCTTTACGCTGATCACCTTTACCGTCAGCACCGTATTGGCGGTGATCATGCTGGAGCTCTTTGTGGGACTCTTCCCGTTGACCAACAGCTGGGTGTTCAACCGGTTTCGGCATCCGATTTACTTCGGTGTCGCCGCCTTCTTTCTGCTGCTCTTTACCCTATACCCCTACTATCACTACTGGGAGCCGATCCGGCGGCGAAGTCGATCGCTTCATCTCACCCTCGGCTTTCTGGCGGCATTTTTCGCGTTGATCTGGGTGGCCATTTTGGACGGGATCGGCTCGTACATGCTGACGCCGGGCGGAAGGGGCCTTTTTAACCCCACTTGGATTCCGCTGATGATCCA belongs to Candidatus Manganitrophaceae bacterium and includes:
- a CDS encoding efflux RND transporter permease subunit; the protein is MGRFYVRSTKGNMVPLSTVTQPRAARGPDVVTRYNLHRSVEVNGAAAPGFSSGDAIITMEQVAGTLPAGYGYEWTGLSYQEVTTRGRAGLILLLAIVFVFLVLAAQYESWTVPFAVILVVPIGIFGAFLAQWIRGLDNNVYAQIGLVMLVGLSAKNAILIVEYAKVRYDRGLRLNEAAAEGSRIRLRPILMTSFAFIFGVLPLMIATGAGSAARHALGTSVFGGMIAATVLGVLFIPVLFVVSEAITERRKRAEAARATVGVGRGASDRLGGSIK
- a CDS encoding efflux transporter outer membrane subunit; the protein is MKRLVMTLRLVVFWTGCTVGPRYHRPTVPVPPQWRTESETAESLADLKWWDLFTDPQLQTLIRVALDQNKNLRSAAARVAQFRANVTVARSNQFPQVQIHASATRQRSSKAGPLPLFPGVKPEVSDFQLNGEVSYQADFWGQYRRFTEEARANLLATEEARRNVILSVVSGVAQSYFQLRELDLELEVTRRTIASFQDSLQLTQIRFQGGVASELDVRQAETALYTATSQIPLIEEQIAQQENALSLLLGQNPAPIARGLRLTEQKLPPRIPAGLPSQLLERRPDIRQSEQQLVAVYAAVGVAKAQLFPQIPLTGMGGYESAQLSDLLNAPALTWQLVLGLTAPLFNGGRLRGNLAAAKASQQEAQIAYEAAVQQAFADVENALIAYRKSTEQLRAQELLVSSSDAALRLATLQYTNGVSDYLTVLDSQRQLFNAQISQAQTQGVVLTSLVQLYAALGGGWAFLIDVFYPNPLRPRPRFWGYSDWIGGVLSKWRIAAGGANIVS
- a CDS encoding cytochrome c3 family protein — its product is MRKWTGALIALVVIITALIIGFFYSQGSADLRGQDRQPLAFSHQRHAGQLQINCLFCHRGANVSTAASVPPVYICMTCHRALKEQTPETQKLLTYWNNKEPIPWIRLQRLPDFVRFTHEMHLAAGFKCTECHGQVAQMTSTPRAATFEMGWCISCHQRNGASKDCFTCHY
- a CDS encoding molybdopterin-dependent oxidoreductase, whose protein sequence is MDLKRRDFLKVLGVTAAGSLLPGCAGETKKLIPYVIPDEEIIPGVADWYASVCRECDAGCGILVRVMEGRAKKVEGNPAHPVNRGKLCAKGQASLQGLYNPDRIQEPLQREGARGEGRFRPISWEDGISRWVSTLEKYPGGAVMISRPVPGTLSRLFSTFMKEISGRLLFYDPSGEGTLQAANRRSFGVDRFPEYDIANATYLLSFGTPFLSDWLSPVHYGLAYGEMRQGRPAVRGRFVQIEPRLSMTAASADRWVPLRPGTEGLLALGIGQVILKEGRVRLAQGDRSRFEKLYGTVSLDQIAAKTEVPREEIIRLAREFSEAAAPLAIGGGTASSQTNGTNTLMAVNALNLLVGNLGESGGIRFIEPLQGFPAAAATPVSDQALLNLKDSFKNKKRSLLMLYQSNPLYTLPPSTHFGEVFDQAAFTVSFSSFMDESTAMADLILPDHFFLEAWGDFLSDGGTPAAGLGQPVVIPRNNTRPVGDLFLSAAKRIGGNIEKQLPWTDFRTMLEDQWKTFLAREVPGQPFEIAWIERLQQGGWWKPEQRLISVSRRPLPESIESAQFEGDEKQFPFYLTLFESMGLQRGEGANRPWLQELPDPATTVVWGSWVEINPRTARQYGIQEREIVRVISPYGEVEAPVIFFPGNRPDLISMPLGQGHTAYGRYAKGRGVNPVILLAPLVDRDSGTLAMGATRVRIERTGRRGKPVLVDQTGEGTRRSPEGRRRSET
- a CDS encoding 4Fe-4S dicluster domain-containing protein; translated protein: MVDYRDQNAPPGGPYQWGMVIDLDRCTGCEACVVACRAENNVRISGEEEASKGRANYWIRIERYWEGEYPNAQLKFMPVLCQHCGSAPCEPVCPVYAAYHTPDGLNAQVYNRCVGVRYCGNNCPYTVRYFNWFDPHWDEPLNEQLNPDVTVRSGGVMEKCTFCVQRIRGAQRTAQKEGRRVKDGEITPACVQSCPTEALVFGDRNDPNSRVSKLKESRRGFRLLEELGTEPAITYLKKAE
- the nrfD gene encoding polysulfide reductase NrfD translates to MEARKEFFPSHQKRVGEKEHLDQIQKINQDLLRPLSQTRWPYFLILLLLFVLAFAGGAAWDYQLETGIGQTGLHPPIFWGIYIASFVFWVGVSHSGTFISGALRLSNAEWRRPITRIAELMTLFSVIVAALFIFIHLGRAWRFYYLIPYPNQRQIWPNFRSPLMWDATAIFTYATSSLIYLYLPLIPDFALMRDRVQGWRRIFYRVLSLGWRGTQTEWRWLGMAIRIITILIVLVMVSVHSIVGLDFAAALVPGWHSSIIPPYFVIGAIHSGMATVVMGLYLVRKFYRLQDYIRLEHFDKMGKLMIVITLSWGYFYFMDRFVAWYGKIPDEMAVIDAVMYGPYAFQQWLMVVFNFVIPIIALTIPTFRRWPLGVMIIGILINIGMYIERVLIIVPSLGHPRLPYAWGRYFPTIVELTILLGSFSLFLLLYVLAIKFVPVISIWEEKEGIMHGRRDER
- a CDS encoding DUF3341 domain-containing protein, giving the protein MADGTSAKSKAKSIIFGLFQPATPLEPILDRLRKMDLPEREVELSSTFPMKALPVGVGWRRVQLYHVTLIAGAIGILFGFLLAGGSMAIYPLRTGGKPIVPMPIVGIVSYETMMLFAIVTTFLTTAIKIIRSHRGKVEYDNRIDEGFFGISVWVDRDDPRTGTIQTLFQEFGAVEVEVR
- a CDS encoding cytochrome c, giving the protein MKGPWRRIVLSLLYGITFAGIAFGAAGCSRDMAEQPSFQPQEAPRLHSPEGSIPQKSRAVLTSPPGSTPETVGRGAALFEINCAHCHGKIGLGDGPAGSHLVLQPFNLHAPQTQQRSAEEIFEIITHGRVVMPSFNGVLSVEERWDLAYFVKSFGKQNGSQKTEVRSQKKAETQG